AATGCGTCTTTGATCTCAGCTGTCTTATCCGCGCCGCACAGGTAATTCCTTACGGGCTAGCTCCTGACCGGCCCGCGTCATCTGACAGCCGCAACGGCATCCTCAACCTTGCGCTGGCAAAAATACCAATCCGTACAGCCGGCATCCTCACGGCCACGCCGGTCGGCCTCGGCAACTGTTTTGGGAGGCGGGACCATGACTTTAGCGCCAGGCGTCCAACCTTCGGGGGTGGCGACTTTGTGCCGGTCAGTGGTTTGCAATGCCTGCACAAGCCGGAGGATCTCTGCGACGGAGCGTCCGTTCGACATCGGGTAATAGAGCATCGCCCTCACCTTGCTTTCCGTGTCAATGACGAACACGGCTCGAACCGCAGACGTGTCGCTCGCTCCCGGCTGGACCATGCCGTAGGCGTGGGCAACTTGCATTGTCAAGTCTTCAATAATCGGGAACGGAATCGCGACGTCAAACTTCTCTTTGATGTTCCGTACCCAGGCAATATGCGAAGACACGCTGTCGATCGAGAGGCCCAGCAGATCGCATTCGATCGCCTGGAAGCGTGGATGAGCTTTGGCAAATGCGATGAACTCAGTAGTGCAGACCGGCGTAAAATCCGATGGATGGGAGAACAGCACAAGCCACCTGCCGAGATAATCGGCCAGCTTTGCGCTGCCTTGCGTCGTTACCGCCTGAAAATCCGGAGCCGGTTCATTCAAGCGAGGGAAGCTTGTCGGCTTCGGATAGGCGGAATCTAAATTGTGCCCATTTGAGGCCGACGATTGCCTGGGAGCGACTCGGTTATTGTCGCAGTTCTGATCGGCCATCGGTTGTACCTTTCCAAGCTTTGGGGATTTGAATATCGCAGCGAGTACTCTGGCAGCGACCCCGAGAGGAATCTCGGGGGGATAGTGGTTGGACGGCGTGCAAAGTCCTGTAACATGGGAATCAGGAACCGGCCAGTTACTTACTCCAACCTGCGCCCGATTTGAACGACCGGGACCGGCGGCGATACTGATGCCGCTAGCTTCCGGTGAAGTGCCGGGCGCAGGAAAGAGAAAGATCGCGGGTTACTCTCGTGTGACTAGACTCGAGCCGGATCGGTGACTGCTGCCAGCTTGACGTTGACGTGGTACTCCACGATTTTGCCGTCTCGAATCACTGCGGTGCTGTGCAAGACGTCGAGCCCAGTGATGTTTTTGTTGGTTTCAGAGGCCCGTTCGACTGCCTGCCGAGCAGCGTCGCTCCAACTTACTTTTGATTCGCCAACCATTTCGATCACTTGGATGGTAGCCGGGGCCTTTGCGTTTTTTATCGTAGTAGACATGATTCATACCTCAACAAGGACTGGAAGGTAAACTTACGGGCCAACTGCACACGGGAGCACTACCGAGATTCTTGCGAATGCCGGAAACGCCCCCAGTCGTGGCTTAGTAAGAAACGGCGAGGTTGTTTTGGACCTCGGTCACGCCGGGAGTGCCCCACGCGGCCGAGCTGGCCTCTCCTCGTTCGTCCCATGAGTTGACCGTGCCGGCAAGCGTTACCTTGCCCCCA
This sequence is a window from Lacipirellula parvula. Protein-coding genes within it:
- a CDS encoding peroxiredoxin — its product is MADQNCDNNRVAPRQSSASNGHNLDSAYPKPTSFPRLNEPAPDFQAVTTQGSAKLADYLGRWLVLFSHPSDFTPVCTTEFIAFAKAHPRFQAIECDLLGLSIDSVSSHIAWVRNIKEKFDVAIPFPIIEDLTMQVAHAYGMVQPGASDTSAVRAVFVIDTESKVRAMLYYPMSNGRSVAEILRLVQALQTTDRHKVATPEGWTPGAKVMVPPPKTVAEADRRGREDAGCTDWYFCQRKVEDAVAAVR
- a CDS encoding dodecin family protein, whose protein sequence is MSTTIKNAKAPATIQVIEMVGESKVSWSDAARQAVERASETNKNITGLDVLHSTAVIRDGKIVEYHVNVKLAAVTDPARV